The following proteins are encoded in a genomic region of Euzebya sp.:
- a CDS encoding tyrosine-type recombinase/integrase has protein sequence MRVERNIYQRVKRDGTLGRFRAIGGGGVRRTFDTVEDAREFRDRESDLTREEQESLKPDTVIDRELVQGVLLYLERHDQLAAATINGYRKTARYSLYPWIDPDRGTGLHPHRWTTRTLTARQLEEWCSHRTEADPAAYTNRVKLALVLGRTLVATRMRADNPAAGLQPRHHVRSAKTIRSRSRRRTATGERLWIPTFGEVLALVDGVGELYRLWFLFLALTGMRPSEAAGMRWDQGLIDTANGWIYTPALSMVEQNVGYWACGGISVMDPEWERKLDQRIAAGQRTGKTMLSPERRILLLEQLVDDVLGPLEEFRPPDGVPWLFPGRRTVKALNTVFGSVPLSYNNAQVKLRQQVAGTPLEGLQQYELRHYFASVVIAAGASFSETADYLGNSEAEIRRTYAHLVRERADEIRQAAGSIIHAQERRA, from the coding sequence GTGCGGGTCGAGCGCAACATCTACCAGCGGGTGAAGCGCGACGGGACGCTGGGACGATTTCGCGCGATCGGTGGCGGAGGTGTCCGCCGCACGTTCGACACCGTGGAGGACGCTCGGGAGTTCCGCGACCGCGAGTCGGATCTGACGCGCGAGGAACAGGAGAGCTTGAAGCCGGACACGGTGATCGATCGCGAGCTCGTGCAGGGGGTCCTGCTGTACCTGGAACGCCACGACCAGCTGGCTGCGGCGACGATCAACGGGTACCGCAAGACCGCGCGCTACTCGTTGTACCCGTGGATCGACCCGGACCGCGGCACCGGACTGCACCCGCACCGCTGGACGACCAGGACGTTGACGGCCAGGCAGCTGGAGGAGTGGTGCTCGCACCGCACTGAGGCCGACCCGGCTGCCTACACCAACCGCGTCAAGCTCGCACTGGTGCTGGGTCGCACGCTCGTCGCCACCAGGATGCGGGCAGACAACCCGGCCGCGGGGCTGCAGCCACGCCACCACGTCCGGTCGGCGAAGACGATCCGCAGCCGCAGCCGGCGGAGGACGGCCACGGGCGAGCGGCTCTGGATCCCGACGTTCGGCGAAGTGCTGGCGCTCGTCGACGGAGTGGGGGAGCTGTACCGGTTGTGGTTCCTGTTCCTCGCGCTCACCGGGATGCGTCCGTCCGAGGCGGCCGGCATGCGCTGGGACCAAGGCCTGATCGACACGGCCAACGGCTGGATCTACACGCCAGCGCTTTCGATGGTCGAGCAGAACGTCGGCTACTGGGCATGCGGCGGCATCAGCGTGATGGACCCCGAGTGGGAGCGCAAGCTCGACCAGCGGATCGCGGCAGGACAGCGCACCGGCAAGACGATGTTGTCGCCGGAGCGGCGGATCCTGCTGCTCGAGCAGCTGGTGGACGACGTGCTGGGTCCGCTGGAGGAGTTCCGCCCGCCGGACGGGGTTCCGTGGCTGTTCCCAGGTCGTCGAACGGTGAAGGCGCTCAACACCGTGTTCGGATCGGTGCCGCTGTCGTACAACAACGCGCAGGTGAAGCTGCGGCAGCAGGTGGCGGGCACTCCCTTGGAGGGGCTGCAGCAGTACGAGCTGCGGCACTACTTCGCATCCGTCGTGATCGCGGCCGGCGCCAGCTTCTCCGAGACCGCGGACTACCTCGGCAACTCCGAGGCCGAAATACGGCGCACCTACGCCCACCTCGTCCGCGAGCGCGCCGACGAGATCCGCCAAGCAGCCGGCAGCATCATCCACGCGCAAGAGCGCCGCGCATGA
- a CDS encoding DUF255 domain-containing protein, translated as MVNKLAAESSPYLRQHAENPVDWYPWGDEAFEEARRRDVPIFLSIGYSSCHWRPSTGAT; from the coding sequence ATGGTCAACAAGCTGGCAGCCGAGTCTTCGCCGTATCTGCGGCAACACGCTGAAAACCCTGTGGATTGGTACCCCTGGGGCGATGAAGCGTTCGAGGAGGCGCGTCGTAGAGACGTGCCGATCTTCCTCTCCATTGGGTACTCGAGCTGCCACTGGAGACCGAGCACTGGTGCCACGTGA
- a CDS encoding thioredoxin domain-containing protein — translation MAHESFEDEATAAYMNANFVNVKVDREQRPDVDSVYMTAVQALTGQGGWPMSVFLTPDGTPFYGGTYWPSTPRGQMPAFTQVLQAVAGSWASERDKVLEGGERITAHLRHTQDLGEGRAVDAGLLDTVAERVVSTWDRTLGGFGQAPKFPQAMVIDFLLAHHQRTGDPDSLAAAVHSLEKMSRGGIYDHVGGGFARYSTDARWLVPHFEKMLYDNALLLRAYTHAWQITGQPRFRRVALDVAEYMVDETQQPDGGFSSATDADSEGVEGKFFVWTAEEFDTAVAAVGEDPARWRERLGVVEEGNWRDPHGHAPPRANVLHEVVAFEEDDPGFARRWAAVRQSLRERRDLRVAPGVDDKVLVSWNALAIAALAEAGAVFDRADLVEAAQRAVVFVRDEMVVSGVLHHTWSPGHAASVPALLEDLALLARALLVLYEADGDAGWVAWATALAGEVEARFADGEGAYYATPAGSAEGPHLILRPLDLWDNAQPAGSSVMVEVGARLAALTGDLAHRDRAVATVTRFGDRLARAPLGYGELALGAERLLAGPVEVAIVGDDPADLVGVVRDTWRPGVVLAVGSGEDGGTVPLLADRPVRDGRPTAYVCRGFTCDAPTTDPGDLALQLASAVGVDGG, via the coding sequence ATGGCCCACGAGTCCTTCGAGGACGAGGCCACCGCGGCGTACATGAACGCCAACTTCGTCAACGTCAAGGTCGACCGGGAGCAGCGCCCCGACGTCGACAGCGTCTACATGACCGCCGTCCAGGCGCTGACCGGGCAGGGCGGCTGGCCGATGAGCGTGTTCCTGACCCCGGACGGCACGCCGTTCTACGGCGGCACGTACTGGCCGTCCACGCCGCGCGGGCAGATGCCGGCGTTCACCCAGGTGCTGCAGGCGGTCGCCGGGTCGTGGGCCTCGGAGCGCGACAAGGTGCTCGAGGGCGGCGAGCGGATCACCGCCCACCTCCGCCACACCCAGGACCTGGGGGAGGGACGGGCCGTCGACGCGGGTCTGCTGGACACCGTCGCCGAGCGGGTCGTCTCGACCTGGGACCGCACCCTCGGCGGGTTCGGGCAGGCGCCGAAGTTCCCCCAGGCGATGGTGATCGACTTCCTCCTGGCCCACCACCAGCGCACCGGCGACCCCGACTCGCTCGCGGCCGCGGTGCACAGCCTCGAGAAGATGTCCCGCGGGGGCATCTACGACCACGTGGGCGGCGGGTTCGCCCGGTACTCCACCGATGCGCGCTGGCTGGTCCCGCACTTCGAGAAGATGCTGTACGACAACGCCCTGCTGCTGCGCGCCTACACCCACGCCTGGCAGATCACCGGGCAGCCGCGGTTCCGGCGGGTCGCCCTGGACGTCGCCGAGTACATGGTCGACGAGACCCAGCAGCCCGACGGCGGGTTCTCCTCGGCGACCGACGCCGATTCGGAGGGTGTGGAGGGCAAGTTCTTCGTGTGGACCGCGGAGGAGTTCGACACCGCCGTCGCCGCGGTCGGCGAGGACCCGGCGCGGTGGCGCGAGCGGCTAGGCGTCGTCGAGGAGGGCAACTGGCGGGACCCGCACGGCCACGCGCCGCCGCGGGCGAACGTGCTGCACGAGGTCGTCGCGTTCGAGGAGGACGATCCGGGCTTCGCGCGGCGCTGGGCGGCGGTCCGCCAGTCGCTGCGGGAGCGCCGCGACCTGCGCGTCGCCCCGGGGGTGGACGACAAGGTGCTGGTGAGCTGGAACGCGCTCGCGATCGCGGCGCTCGCCGAGGCGGGGGCGGTGTTCGACCGCGCTGACCTGGTCGAGGCGGCCCAGCGAGCCGTGGTGTTCGTCCGCGACGAGATGGTCGTCTCCGGGGTGCTGCACCACACGTGGTCGCCGGGGCATGCCGCGTCGGTGCCGGCGCTGCTCGAGGACCTCGCGCTGCTGGCCCGCGCCCTGCTGGTGCTGTACGAGGCCGACGGCGACGCCGGCTGGGTGGCGTGGGCCACCGCGCTGGCCGGCGAGGTGGAGGCGCGCTTCGCCGACGGCGAGGGGGCGTACTACGCCACGCCGGCCGGGTCCGCCGAGGGCCCCCACCTGATCCTCCGCCCCCTCGACCTGTGGGACAACGCCCAGCCGGCGGGCTCCAGCGTGATGGTCGAGGTCGGCGCCCGCCTGGCGGCGCTGACCGGCGACCTCGCCCACCGCGACCGCGCGGTGGCGACCGTCACCCGCTTCGGCGACCGGCTGGCCAGGGCGCCGCTGGGGTACGGCGAGCTGGCGCTCGGCGCGGAGCGCTTGCTGGCGGGTCCGGTCGAGGTGGCGATCGTCGGTGACGATCCCGCCGACCTGGTCGGGGTGGTGCGCGACACCTGGCGACCGGGCGTGGTGCTCGCGGTGGGCTCGGGCGAGGACGGCGGGACGGTGCCCCTGCTCGCCGACCGGCCGGTCCGCGACGGCCGGCCGACCGCCTACGTGTGCCGCGGGTTCACCTGCGACGCCCCGACGACCGACCCCGGCGACCTGGCGCTCCAGCTCGCCAGCGCGGTGGGGGTCGACGGCGGCTGA
- a CDS encoding AAA family ATPase, which produces MAVEGVGRPVVRAVVEDPGRLDPRAWPLTVPAVAQLVAEGMELAPGVTFLVGENGSGKSTIVEALAVAFGLSPEGGTPFGQHSTRPSESPLGSALRLQRGVAASRYGFFLRAETMHGWFTFLEQNPGPRSDPRFHEMSHGESFIALLRSRFEGGGFYCLDEPEAALSFSSTLALIAVLSDLVADGGQVVCATHSPVLAAMPGAAILEVGSWGLRPARWDDLELVAHWRGYLEAPERYLRHLLG; this is translated from the coding sequence ATGGCCGTGGAGGGGGTCGGCCGTCCGGTCGTCCGCGCGGTCGTGGAGGATCCCGGTCGCCTCGATCCCCGGGCGTGGCCGCTGACGGTCCCCGCGGTCGCCCAGCTGGTCGCCGAGGGGATGGAGCTGGCGCCCGGCGTCACGTTCCTCGTCGGCGAGAACGGGTCGGGCAAGTCGACGATCGTCGAGGCGCTGGCCGTCGCGTTCGGGCTCAGCCCCGAGGGCGGCACCCCGTTCGGGCAGCACTCCACGCGGCCGAGCGAGTCGCCCCTGGGCTCGGCGCTCCGCCTGCAGCGGGGTGTGGCGGCGTCGCGCTACGGCTTCTTCCTGCGCGCCGAGACCATGCACGGCTGGTTCACCTTCCTCGAGCAGAACCCCGGACCGCGCAGCGACCCCCGGTTCCACGAGATGAGCCACGGCGAGTCGTTCATCGCCCTGCTGCGCAGCCGCTTCGAGGGCGGCGGGTTCTACTGCCTGGACGAGCCGGAGGCGGCGCTGTCGTTCTCGAGCACCCTCGCGCTGATCGCCGTGCTGTCCGACCTCGTCGCCGATGGCGGCCAGGTCGTCTGCGCCACGCACTCCCCCGTCCTGGCGGCCATGCCGGGCGCGGCGATCCTGGAGGTCGGCAGCTGGGGGTTGCGACCGGCCCGGTGGGACGACCTCGAGCTCGTCGCGCACTGGCGGGGCTACCTGGAGGCGCCGGAGCGGTACCTCCGGCACCTGCTTGGCTGA
- a CDS encoding DUF5655 domain-containing protein has product MATWTCPDCGRRFGRRNAGHVCAPAMTLEEWLATSPPHERPVAERLIEAVAELPDAWVEPVQVGLFVKRSSTFCALRTMTRWTALSLKLPRVVTAPEPDRKVQSQGIVHHHTWNLRRPEDLTDELIGLLGESYDFDAPRR; this is encoded by the coding sequence GTGGCGACCTGGACCTGCCCCGACTGCGGCCGCCGGTTCGGACGGCGCAACGCCGGGCACGTCTGCGCGCCGGCCATGACCCTCGAGGAGTGGCTGGCGACGTCCCCGCCCCACGAGCGCCCCGTGGCCGAGCGGTTGATCGAGGCCGTGGCCGAGCTGCCCGACGCCTGGGTCGAGCCCGTGCAGGTCGGCCTGTTCGTGAAGCGGTCGTCGACGTTCTGCGCGCTGCGGACCATGACCCGCTGGACGGCGCTGTCGCTCAAGCTGCCGCGGGTCGTCACCGCGCCCGAGCCCGACCGGAAGGTCCAGTCCCAGGGGATCGTGCACCACCACACCTGGAACCTCCGCCGTCCCGAGGACCTGACCGACGAGCTGATCGGGCTGCTCGGCGAGTCCTACGACTTCGACGCGCCCCGTCGCTGA
- a CDS encoding MBL fold metallo-hydrolase, giving the protein MTAELKVLFEGYVRGGEVDGANHVGATASLITAGDRVIVHDPGMCPGPEALLGPLEVAGFHSGQVTDVIVSHHHPDHTRWMGLFALARVHDHWAVYDGDLWTSREAEGVEVVEGVTLMHTPGHTHEDITTLVTTPDGVVALTHLWWDERSESDPRAVDLDLLHTHRARVLERADRIVPGHGHAFDVTDATPR; this is encoded by the coding sequence ATGACCGCTGAGCTGAAGGTGCTGTTCGAGGGCTACGTCAGGGGCGGCGAGGTGGACGGCGCGAACCACGTCGGCGCCACCGCGTCCCTCATCACCGCGGGCGACCGGGTGATCGTCCACGACCCGGGGATGTGCCCCGGCCCCGAGGCGCTCCTCGGACCCCTCGAGGTCGCCGGGTTCCACTCGGGGCAGGTGACCGACGTCATCGTCAGCCACCACCACCCCGACCACACCCGCTGGATGGGCCTGTTCGCCCTCGCGCGGGTCCACGACCACTGGGCGGTCTACGACGGCGACCTGTGGACGTCCCGCGAGGCCGAGGGCGTCGAGGTCGTCGAGGGCGTCACGCTCATGCACACGCCGGGGCACACCCACGAGGACATCACCACGCTGGTCACGACGCCCGACGGCGTCGTCGCGCTGACCCACCTGTGGTGGGACGAGCGGTCGGAGTCCGACCCGCGCGCCGTCGACCTCGACCTGCTCCACACCCACCGCGCCCGCGTCCTCGAGCGCGCGGACCGCATCGTCCCGGGCCACGGCCACGCCTTCGACGTGACGGACGCCACCCCGCGGTAG
- a CDS encoding ATP-dependent helicase: MSTAHATTRPATGPHVVPEHLLAPLNPEQAAAAGTPVGPVRILAGAGTGKTRTITHRIAGQIASGAFAPSEILAVTFTERAAAEMRSRIAALLAESRPDGAQVTVRALTFHAAAWAQVRHFWSALVDAGVASTPSGGLPEVLGSKLPLLFSAARRLRVDASDLAAEVEWAANADLTPDEVATSGRDELIDPATLADVVRGYGEEKARRGVIDYEDMLRLARALLDLEGPATTIRERYRTFTVDEFQDTNPLQWRLLRAWAGDRDDVCVVGDPAQTIFSFTGADSRFLTRFDRTFRGTTTVQLDRSYRSTPQVLTVANAVLGRRAPDLRATLPGAGALEPTFAECADDEAEIRRVTDAITALAEGGLPYGEMAICYRINAQAAPWEDALRERGIPVRVRGEGSFYTRPEVRQAVRALQQAASRPPDAGGPPPVVDAPVANPNEVTRAEEILRDALSWRPGRPPEGRRARERWEAVEAVRDEVADLVDGGADLASAAAELADRVAAGADQATDAVTLMSLHRAKGTEFDAVFLVGVEEGLVPISHASTEEEVDEERRLLYVGVTRARRWLSITWATTRPNRSGKPTSRRPSRFLYGLGEGAPTPGTTSSSRSRGRARSGGASLDALPDDADPVLAERLRTWRRDRAQADGVPAFVVFSDATLIELATRRPADRAALLRVSGIGPTKADRYGADVLATIAGRA; encoded by the coding sequence GTGAGCACCGCGCACGCGACGACACGACCCGCGACCGGTCCGCACGTGGTGCCCGAGCACCTGCTGGCGCCGCTGAACCCCGAGCAGGCCGCGGCCGCCGGCACGCCGGTGGGGCCGGTCCGGATCCTCGCCGGCGCCGGGACCGGCAAGACGCGGACGATCACCCACCGGATCGCCGGGCAGATCGCCTCCGGCGCGTTCGCCCCCTCCGAGATCCTCGCCGTCACGTTCACCGAGCGGGCGGCGGCGGAGATGCGCAGCCGGATCGCCGCGCTGCTCGCCGAGTCGAGGCCCGACGGCGCGCAGGTGACCGTCCGGGCGCTGACGTTCCACGCCGCCGCGTGGGCCCAGGTCCGCCACTTCTGGAGCGCACTGGTCGACGCCGGGGTCGCGTCCACGCCGTCGGGCGGGCTGCCCGAGGTGCTCGGCTCGAAGCTGCCGCTGCTGTTCTCCGCAGCTCGGCGGCTGCGGGTCGACGCCTCGGACCTCGCCGCGGAGGTGGAGTGGGCCGCCAACGCCGACCTGACCCCCGACGAGGTGGCAACCAGCGGCCGGGACGAGCTGATCGACCCCGCGACCCTGGCCGACGTGGTGCGCGGCTACGGCGAGGAGAAGGCGCGTCGCGGCGTGATCGACTACGAGGACATGCTCCGCCTCGCCCGGGCGCTCCTCGACCTCGAGGGTCCGGCGACGACGATCCGCGAGCGCTACCGGACCTTCACCGTCGACGAGTTCCAGGACACCAACCCGCTGCAGTGGCGGCTGCTCCGCGCCTGGGCCGGCGACCGCGACGACGTCTGCGTGGTCGGCGACCCCGCCCAGACGATCTTCAGCTTCACCGGTGCGGACAGCCGGTTCCTGACCCGCTTCGACCGGACCTTCCGCGGCACCACCACGGTGCAGCTCGACCGGTCCTACCGCTCGACGCCGCAGGTGCTCACCGTCGCGAACGCGGTCCTCGGCCGGCGCGCCCCAGATCTGCGGGCGACGCTGCCCGGCGCGGGCGCCCTCGAGCCGACGTTCGCCGAGTGCGCCGACGACGAGGCGGAGATCCGCCGGGTGACCGATGCGATCACCGCGCTGGCCGAGGGCGGCCTGCCCTACGGCGAGATGGCGATCTGCTACCGGATCAACGCCCAGGCCGCCCCGTGGGAGGATGCGCTCCGCGAGCGCGGCATCCCCGTCCGCGTCCGGGGCGAGGGGTCGTTCTACACCCGCCCGGAGGTCCGCCAGGCCGTCCGGGCGTTGCAGCAGGCCGCCAGCCGTCCGCCGGACGCCGGCGGGCCGCCACCGGTCGTGGACGCGCCGGTCGCGAACCCGAACGAGGTCACCCGCGCCGAGGAGATCCTCCGCGACGCCCTGAGCTGGCGTCCGGGCCGGCCGCCCGAAGGTCGTCGCGCCCGCGAGCGGTGGGAGGCCGTCGAGGCGGTCCGCGACGAGGTGGCCGACCTGGTCGACGGCGGTGCCGACCTCGCGAGCGCCGCAGCCGAGCTGGCCGACCGCGTCGCCGCCGGCGCCGACCAGGCCACCGACGCGGTCACCCTGATGAGCCTCCACCGGGCCAAGGGGACGGAGTTCGACGCGGTGTTCCTCGTCGGCGTGGAGGAGGGGTTGGTGCCGATCAGCCACGCCTCCACCGAGGAGGAGGTCGACGAGGAGCGGCGCCTGCTGTACGTCGGGGTCACCCGCGCCCGGCGGTGGCTGTCCATCACCTGGGCGACCACCCGACCCAACCGGTCGGGCAAGCCCACCAGCCGGCGGCCCAGCCGGTTCCTGTACGGCCTGGGTGAGGGCGCCCCGACGCCTGGCACCACCTCGTCCTCCCGCAGCCGCGGGCGCGCGCGGAGCGGCGGCGCGTCGCTCGACGCCCTGCCCGACGACGCCGACCCGGTGCTCGCCGAGCGCCTGCGCACCTGGCGGCGCGATCGCGCCCAGGCCGACGGCGTCCCCGCGTTCGTGGTCTTCAGCGACGCGACCCTCATCGAGCTCGCCACCCGACGGCCGGCGGACCGCGCCGCGCTGCTCCGCGTCTCGGGCATCGGCCCCACCAAGGCGGACCGCTACGGCGCGGACGTCCTGGCGACGATCGCCGGGCGGGCCTGA
- a CDS encoding NUDIX hydrolase, producing the protein MAARSAGPLTSVDVDVVALTLSGGQLADGEQLPSPHVWVEPDDTTPGRRRLPGRPLTPADDLEGAARGVLAAIGIDEPRHLEQLASFGAPDRVPGRHAVSVSYLALIPEPHHPPAHGTDGGWVPAAQQAAGDLAWDHATIVEAAVQRVRSKLSYSNIAYGLLPDEFTMSELQLVYEAVLGTTLDKRNFRRKVTALGLLSDTGRQRRGSHRPARLYTFTSAELVLLDDVIATS; encoded by the coding sequence GTGGCCGCGCGGTCGGCGGGTCCGCTGACCAGCGTCGACGTCGACGTCGTGGCGCTGACGCTGTCCGGCGGTCAGCTCGCCGACGGCGAGCAGCTCCCCTCCCCCCACGTCTGGGTGGAGCCGGACGACACCACACCCGGTCGCCGGCGCTTGCCGGGCCGACCGCTCACCCCGGCCGACGACCTGGAGGGTGCCGCCCGGGGGGTCCTCGCCGCCATCGGCATCGACGAACCCCGCCACCTCGAGCAGCTCGCCTCCTTCGGCGCTCCCGACCGGGTGCCAGGACGCCACGCGGTCAGCGTCAGCTACCTGGCCCTGATCCCCGAGCCGCACCATCCCCCTGCCCACGGGACGGACGGCGGGTGGGTGCCAGCCGCCCAGCAGGCCGCCGGCGACCTCGCCTGGGACCACGCGACGATCGTCGAGGCCGCGGTCCAGCGGGTGCGGAGCAAGCTCTCGTACTCGAACATCGCCTACGGGCTGCTGCCCGACGAGTTCACGATGTCCGAGCTGCAGCTGGTCTACGAGGCGGTGCTCGGCACCACGCTCGACAAGCGGAACTTCCGGCGCAAGGTCACCGCCCTGGGCCTGCTCAGCGACACCGGCCGGCAGCGGCGGGGATCCCACCGCCCCGCGCGCCTGTACACCTTCACGAGCGCCGAGCTGGTGCTGCTCGACGACGTGATCGCCACCTCCTGA
- a CDS encoding nicotinate phosphoribosyltransferase → MTPSALFTDFYELTMMAGYADAGLADAPATFDLFFRRPPEGVSVLVSAGQQLALDFLEALRFTDEDLAYLRTTPLPAAFVDSLADLRFTGDVHAVPEGTPVFANEPVLRVEAPLAQAQLVETALLNAICYSSLVASNAAEVRLAAGDRGVLEFGARRAHGPDGALSASRAAFVGGCDSTSNVEAGHRFGIPVSGTQAHAWVMAFPSELESFRAYATTFPDACVLLVDTYDTLGVGVPNAITVAREMRARGQRLQGIRLDSGDLSALATGAREQLDAAGFEEVQIVASGDLDARRVAELCRAGAPIDSFGVGTALVTAKQDPTISGVYKLAHLADVDVAKISSNPGKTTDPGRKQVWRTDDGDVIGLADEDRPGTPLLNQVMADGRRIADLPDLARIRAQAIESRGWLQARCPEEDLLRWPVRRSQRLDDLREAVLADMADGIRGEA, encoded by the coding sequence ATGACGCCCTCCGCACTCTTCACCGACTTCTACGAGTTGACGATGATGGCCGGCTACGCCGACGCGGGGCTGGCCGACGCCCCGGCGACGTTCGACCTGTTCTTCCGGCGTCCGCCCGAGGGCGTGTCCGTCCTCGTCTCGGCCGGCCAGCAGCTCGCCCTCGACTTCCTCGAGGCGCTCCGCTTCACCGACGAGGACCTGGCCTACCTGCGCACGACGCCGCTGCCCGCCGCCTTCGTCGACTCGCTGGCCGACCTGCGGTTCACCGGCGACGTGCACGCCGTGCCAGAGGGGACGCCGGTCTTCGCCAACGAGCCGGTGCTGCGGGTCGAGGCCCCGCTGGCCCAGGCCCAGCTGGTGGAGACCGCGCTGCTGAACGCCATCTGCTACAGCTCGCTGGTGGCCTCGAACGCCGCGGAGGTCCGCCTCGCCGCCGGCGATCGCGGGGTCCTCGAGTTCGGTGCCCGACGGGCGCACGGACCGGACGGGGCGCTGTCCGCCTCGCGTGCGGCGTTCGTCGGCGGGTGCGACTCGACGTCCAACGTCGAGGCGGGGCACCGCTTCGGGATCCCCGTGTCGGGCACCCAGGCCCACGCGTGGGTCATGGCGTTCCCGTCGGAGCTCGAGAGCTTCCGCGCCTACGCCACGACCTTCCCCGATGCCTGCGTGCTGCTGGTCGACACCTACGACACGCTGGGCGTCGGCGTGCCGAACGCGATCACCGTCGCCCGGGAGATGCGGGCGAGGGGACAGCGGCTGCAGGGCATCCGCCTGGACTCGGGCGACCTGTCCGCGCTGGCGACGGGCGCCCGCGAGCAGCTGGACGCCGCCGGGTTCGAGGAGGTGCAGATCGTGGCCAGCGGCGACCTCGACGCCCGTCGGGTCGCCGAGCTGTGCCGCGCCGGCGCGCCGATCGACTCCTTCGGGGTGGGGACCGCCCTGGTCACGGCGAAGCAGGACCCGACCATCTCAGGGGTCTACAAGCTCGCGCACCTCGCCGACGTCGACGTGGCGAAGATCTCCTCCAACCCGGGCAAGACCACCGACCCGGGGCGCAAGCAGGTGTGGCGGACCGACGACGGCGACGTGATCGGGCTGGCGGACGAGGACCGGCCCGGCACGCCGTTGCTCAACCAGGTCATGGCCGACGGACGGCGGATCGCCGACCTCCCGGACCTGGCGCGGATCCGCGCGCAGGCGATCGAGTCCCGCGGGTGGCTGCAGGCCCGCTGCCCCGAGGAGGACCTGCTGCGCTGGCCCGTGCGGCGCAGCCAGCGCCTCGACGACCTCCGCGAGGCCGTGCTCGCCGACATGGCCGACGGGATCCGCGGGGAGGCCTGA
- a CDS encoding Fic family protein: MQFTYSHHLVQLVARAEAATTRIAGADPDRRARLAPAARGEAAACSARLDGSPLTDETVARVDAGDVPVLDGPPADLGTGWARALRLEGMETQDVAAVEYANLRTLDAVEAELASRIVTEPLTALRDVHGIVCEGLVDPAVIGAPRRTEQAVHDGAQGMVIYHAPAPDTVEPALADLDEWLRRRTLVQHPAITAGLVHGRLLEIQPFEAGNGRVARACARLVLVAAGVDPQGVAVLERQLMADPTGYYGEVAATVRRRGDRSRWLERHTGALARALEAAADALDPRPRPALPDRGRAVVAAVPAGGRINLREYARDVGVDLRDARADLVAFARAGELVEAAGGGGLTFERPRSMA, encoded by the coding sequence GTGCAGTTCACCTACAGCCACCACCTGGTCCAGCTGGTCGCCCGCGCCGAGGCGGCCACGACGCGGATCGCCGGCGCCGATCCCGATCGGCGGGCGCGCCTCGCCCCCGCAGCCCGCGGGGAGGCGGCGGCCTGCTCCGCCCGCCTCGACGGGTCGCCGCTGACCGACGAGACCGTCGCGCGGGTCGACGCCGGTGACGTGCCGGTCCTCGACGGGCCCCCGGCGGACCTCGGCACCGGCTGGGCCCGCGCCCTCCGGCTCGAGGGGATGGAGACCCAGGACGTCGCCGCCGTCGAGTACGCGAACCTCCGGACCCTCGACGCCGTGGAGGCGGAGCTGGCCTCCCGCATCGTCACCGAGCCGCTCACCGCGCTGCGCGACGTGCACGGCATCGTCTGCGAGGGCTTGGTCGACCCCGCCGTCATCGGCGCGCCGCGGCGCACCGAGCAGGCCGTCCACGACGGCGCGCAGGGCATGGTCATCTACCACGCGCCGGCGCCGGACACCGTCGAGCCGGCGCTGGCCGACCTCGACGAGTGGCTGCGACGGCGCACGCTGGTGCAGCACCCCGCCATCACCGCCGGGTTGGTCCACGGGAGGCTCCTCGAGATCCAGCCGTTCGAGGCGGGCAACGGCCGGGTCGCGCGCGCCTGCGCACGGCTGGTGCTGGTGGCCGCGGGCGTGGACCCCCAGGGGGTCGCCGTGCTCGAGCGGCAGCTGATGGCCGATCCGACCGGCTACTACGGGGAGGTCGCCGCGACCGTGCGCCGTCGGGGCGACCGGTCCCGCTGGCTCGAACGCCACACCGGTGCGCTGGCCCGCGCGCTCGAGGCCGCCGCGGACGCCCTCGACCCCCGGCCCCGCCCCGCCCTGCCGGACCGGGGCCGTGCCGTGGTGGCGGCGGTCCCCGCCGGTGGGCGGATCAACCTGCGCGAGTACGCCCGGGACGTCGGCGTGGACCTGCGCGACGCGCGGGCGGACCTGGTCGCGTTCGCCCGCGCCGGTGAGCTGGTGGAGGCCGCCGGCGGCGGGGGGCTGACGTTCGAACGGCCGCGCTCGATGGCCTGA